From one Triticum urartu cultivar G1812 chromosome 3, Tu2.1, whole genome shotgun sequence genomic stretch:
- the LOC125545827 gene encoding probable E3 ubiquitin-protein ligase RHC1A has translation MSGGRQTYWCFQCRQRVRPRGREMECPYCDAGFVAEMDDVDALMSQFVGMYSDFHRDPRFGIMEAMSTVMRHGMGSMNREADVRGRPSILSELEMEFGSGPWLLFRGQLPGHLSEANNGFDVFVNGRRGVGMRRADVADYFVGPGLEDLIEQLTHNDRRGPPPASQSSIDAMPSVRITARHLTGDSHCPVCKDKFELGSEAREMPCKHLYHSDCILPWLEQHNSCPVCRYELPTQSSSGASCSRSRSTNQNDSSSSSSSSGRTSGRQRRRNPFSFLWPFRSSSSSTGSR, from the coding sequence ATGTCAGGAGGTCGGCAGACATATTGGTGCTTCCAGTGTAGACAGCGGGTTAGGCCGCGTGGACGGGAGATGGAGTGCCCTTACTGTGATGCTGGCTTTGTGGCTGAAATGGATGATGTCGATGCTCTCATGAGCCAATTTGTTGGGATGTATAGTGATTTTCATCGTGACCCAAGGTTCGGGATCATGGAGGCAATGTCTACCGTGATGCGACATGGAATGGGGAGCATGAATCGAGAGGCTGATGTAAGAGGAAGGCCAAGCATATTATCTGAACTGGAAATGGAATTTGGTTCGGGGCCATGGTTGCTCTTCCGTGGCCAGCTCCCCGGTCATCTCTCAGAGGCCAATAATGGTTTCGACGTTTTCGTCAATGGACGCCGTGGTGTTGGCATGCGGAGGGCAGATGTTGCAGATTACTTTGTTGGGCCTGGATTAGAAGATCTGATTGAGCAGTTGACTCATAATGATCGTCGAGGGCCACCACCTGCCTCTCAGTCATCTATTGATGCCATGCCTAGTGTTAGGATCACTGCCAGGCATCTCACTGGAGACTCGCATTGCCCTGTCTGCAAGGACAAGTTTGAACTGGGATCAGAAGCAAGAGAGATGCCATGCAAGCATTTATACCACTCTGATTGCATACTTCCTTGGCTAGAACAACACAATTCCTGCCCTGTGTGCCGATATGAGCTGCCAACACAGAGCTCTAGTGGTGCTAGCTGCTCACGCTCAAGATCAACCAACCAAAATGACAGTTCAAGCAGCTCAAGTAGCAGTGGAAGAACCAGTGGGCGTCAGAGGAGAAGGAATCCGTTCTCGTTCCTATGGCCTTTCCGCTCATCAAGTTCTAGCACTGGTTCTCGTTAG